The following are from one region of the Marinomonas sp. CT5 genome:
- a CDS encoding NYN domain-containing protein translates to MTNVTILVDVQNVYYTTRQVFGRSFDYNTFWQQATEGRNVVKAIAYAIDRGDEKQRQFQNILRAIGFEVKLKPFIQRSDGSAKGDWDVGIAIDGIEHGKDSDVLVLLSGDGDFDILAKTLREKYQTRVEVYGVESLTAQSLINAADDFIAIGNKLLLK, encoded by the coding sequence ATGACAAATGTGACGATTTTAGTCGATGTTCAAAATGTTTATTACACCACCAGACAAGTATTTGGACGCTCTTTCGATTACAACACGTTTTGGCAGCAGGCCACAGAGGGCCGCAATGTTGTCAAAGCGATTGCTTACGCCATAGACAGAGGTGATGAAAAACAACGCCAATTTCAAAATATCTTAAGAGCGATTGGCTTTGAAGTGAAATTGAAGCCTTTTATTCAACGTTCTGATGGATCGGCAAAAGGCGACTGGGATGTGGGTATCGCCATCGATGGTATAGAACACGGTAAAGACAGTGATGTACTGGTACTACTTTCCGGTGACGGCGACTTCGATATTTTGGCCAAAACTCTAAGAGAGAAATACCAGACTAGAGTAGAAGTCTACGGTGTTGAATCATTAACTGCTCAGTCATTAATCAATGCAGCAGACGACTTCATAGCCATCGGTAACAAATTGTTACTTAAATAA
- a CDS encoding ribonuclease J, with amino-acid sequence MIPSQEDLWFLPLGGTGEIGMNMNLYGHDGQWLMVDCGVSFNEPLTPDDLRTSEIVCADPRFISEQKERLAGIVITHAHEDHVGALPFLWRRFKCPVYTTAFTAEVLRRKLAQVGLTDQVPIIEVQENETKKIGVFNVKWLELTHSVPEPYAMTIDTPAGRVFHTGDWKIDKKPMLGGAFSPAAFQALAKENILAMVCDSTNALKEGFSPSESDCYKGLLSTIAAEKNRVVVGCFSSNVARLVALGKIAKETDRYLALIGRSLINMVSAARVTGHWPDDLPIIDAAHLGYLPREEVLAVVTGSQGEPRATLNRLAADNCFDLNLEADDLVIFSSMRIPGNEQAIDRLVEQFKGRKIRTLQAHETDLTIHVSGHPCRGELKQLYTWVQPQVAIPVHGEPQHLEANGEVAKLSHVPSQLVGRNGDLYQLAPKVSVRRQQVKVGRIALLR; translated from the coding sequence TTGATTCCCTCACAAGAGGATTTATGGTTTTTGCCTTTAGGCGGCACCGGTGAAATTGGTATGAACATGAACCTATATGGCCATGATGGCCAATGGTTAATGGTCGATTGCGGTGTGTCTTTTAATGAACCATTAACGCCTGATGATCTGCGTACTTCCGAAATCGTTTGTGCAGACCCACGTTTTATTAGTGAGCAAAAAGAGCGCTTAGCCGGCATTGTTATTACTCATGCCCATGAGGATCATGTTGGCGCTTTGCCATTTTTGTGGCGGCGTTTCAAATGTCCGGTTTACACCACAGCGTTTACGGCAGAAGTTTTACGCCGTAAATTGGCTCAAGTGGGTTTAACGGATCAAGTGCCCATTATTGAAGTGCAAGAAAACGAAACCAAAAAGATTGGCGTGTTTAATGTCAAATGGTTGGAACTGACACACTCGGTTCCAGAGCCTTATGCGATGACTATAGATACGCCAGCGGGTCGTGTTTTTCATACGGGTGATTGGAAAATCGATAAAAAACCGATGTTAGGTGGTGCGTTTTCCCCCGCAGCCTTTCAAGCGTTAGCCAAAGAAAACATCCTTGCTATGGTCTGTGATTCAACGAACGCACTTAAAGAGGGTTTTTCACCTTCAGAAAGCGATTGTTACAAAGGTTTATTGAGTACCATTGCAGCGGAAAAGAATCGTGTGGTGGTGGGGTGTTTCAGTAGTAATGTGGCGCGATTAGTAGCGCTTGGAAAAATAGCAAAGGAAACAGACCGTTACCTTGCTTTGATTGGTCGATCGCTGATAAACATGGTGAGTGCGGCTCGTGTAACAGGCCATTGGCCGGATGATTTGCCTATTATCGACGCGGCGCATCTCGGTTATTTGCCCAGAGAAGAAGTCTTGGCTGTGGTGACGGGAAGCCAAGGGGAGCCAAGGGCGACCTTGAATCGCTTAGCCGCGGACAATTGTTTTGATTTGAATTTAGAAGCCGATGATTTGGTGATTTTCAGTTCGATGCGTATTCCTGGTAACGAACAAGCCATTGATCGGTTGGTCGAGCAGTTTAAAGGTCGAAAAATACGTACCTTGCAAGCTCATGAAACGGATTTAACCATCCATGTGAGCGGGCACCCTTGTCGAGGTGAGCTAAAGCAACTCTACACTTGGGTGCAACCGCAAGTAGCGATTCCTGTGCATGGTGAGCCGCAGCACTTAGAAGCGAATGGTGAAGTCGCGAAGCTGAGTCATGTACCCAGTCAGTTAGTTGGCCGCAATGGTGACTTATATCAACTGGCGCCAAAGGTTAGTGTTCGTCGACAGCAGGTAAAAGTCGGTCGCATCGCACTCCTTAGATAA
- a CDS encoding LysR family transcriptional regulator → MINIFDQLDLRDLYYFQCIATLGHVGKAAAQLHKTQPALTESVRRLERNLNTQLFIKHGRNIKLSPSGELLLLRSHKILNSANDIVKEIKEFDTSEHGQIKLGVVPTAAHHLILPITKILTKNFPDVQLKAVIGQTDFLYEQLEKREIDLVIGLNADLHENFEWIPFYQDTMVVVANSSHKVFQEDISLQKLSQHKWVLAPPSVMSRQWLDRAFELNNLPKPEVQIETNLLLMIPSVIMQTDLLSFISRRNLSFPITSGQYLKEVPIAELNMQRQYNVISRKDGYLSLPVNNLKNLLVEQGASIFESQAQKEGLI, encoded by the coding sequence ATGATAAATATATTTGATCAATTAGACTTACGTGACCTCTACTACTTCCAATGTATTGCCACATTAGGCCATGTTGGTAAGGCCGCAGCTCAGCTCCATAAAACACAACCCGCCTTAACCGAAAGTGTCCGCCGCTTAGAAAGGAACCTAAATACCCAGCTCTTTATTAAACATGGCCGAAACATAAAACTCAGCCCTTCTGGTGAACTTCTCCTTCTGCGGTCCCACAAAATACTCAACAGCGCCAACGATATCGTTAAAGAAATTAAAGAATTCGATACCAGTGAGCATGGGCAAATTAAGCTTGGTGTTGTTCCTACGGCTGCACATCACTTGATATTACCCATCACGAAAATACTGACAAAAAACTTTCCTGATGTGCAGTTAAAGGCGGTAATAGGACAAACCGACTTTTTGTACGAACAGCTAGAGAAACGTGAAATTGACTTAGTTATTGGATTAAATGCAGATTTACACGAAAATTTTGAATGGATTCCTTTCTACCAAGACACCATGGTCGTCGTGGCCAATAGTTCTCATAAAGTGTTCCAAGAAGATATTAGTTTACAGAAATTAAGTCAGCACAAATGGGTGTTAGCACCGCCATCTGTTATGAGCCGACAATGGTTAGACCGAGCCTTTGAACTAAACAACTTACCCAAACCAGAGGTGCAGATTGAAACCAACTTATTATTGATGATTCCATCCGTTATCATGCAAACCGACCTGCTTAGTTTCATCTCAAGACGCAATTTAAGCTTTCCAATTACATCCGGTCAGTACCTAAAAGAAGTGCCAATAGCCGAACTTAATATGCAGAGGCAATATAATGTCATCAGTCGTAAAGACGGTTACTTATCACTGCCTGTGAACAACTTAAAAAACCTCTTAGTTGAACAGGGAGCCTCCATTTTCGAAAGCCAAGCCCAAAAAGAAGGTCTAATATAA
- a CDS encoding tripartite tricarboxylate transporter substrate binding protein yields the protein MSLFKTVLAGAVLSSAVVSIGVSAADYPTHPITMVVPYGAGGTTDISARKLSSLAEAELGQPIVVENRPGGSGTNAMRSVAKAKNDGYTLIATTSSPLFVTPAVRPVGYDSVKDFTPILNYSGPYHGVLVQADSPYKSFKELMAAAKSGKSISYGTAGAMGGPHLSFELIARETGAKLKHVPFNGAGSATAALLGGHVDVALVPAYRDLVLDSKLRLLGVLDDSRDPDFKSVPTLKEAGYDVEFPSVVGVMAPAGTDLKIVAKLEATFTKVAKSDEFKAFMTKLNQPVRVMSGKKLGETIKANLETFRQVAKELSQK from the coding sequence ATGTCTTTATTTAAAACAGTCCTCGCAGGAGCAGTATTGTCATCTGCTGTTGTCTCTATAGGCGTTAGTGCTGCAGATTATCCCACTCACCCTATCACTATGGTTGTACCTTATGGTGCAGGTGGAACAACGGATATTTCTGCCCGTAAGCTTTCCAGCTTAGCGGAAGCGGAGCTTGGGCAACCTATCGTTGTTGAGAACCGCCCAGGTGGTAGCGGAACTAACGCTATGCGTTCTGTTGCCAAAGCAAAAAACGATGGTTACACACTCATCGCAACAACGTCTTCTCCTTTGTTTGTTACGCCGGCCGTTCGTCCAGTTGGCTATGACTCTGTCAAAGACTTTACACCGATTCTAAATTACTCAGGTCCATATCATGGCGTGTTGGTGCAAGCCGATAGCCCATATAAGTCTTTTAAAGAATTAATGGCGGCCGCTAAGTCTGGCAAATCCATTAGCTACGGCACGGCGGGTGCAATGGGTGGACCGCATTTGTCCTTTGAATTGATTGCTCGTGAAACCGGAGCCAAACTTAAACATGTACCTTTTAATGGTGCGGGATCGGCAACAGCGGCATTGTTAGGTGGTCATGTAGATGTGGCTCTTGTACCTGCATACCGTGATTTGGTTTTGGATTCAAAACTTAGATTATTGGGCGTGTTAGATGACAGTCGTGACCCAGACTTTAAATCCGTTCCAACTCTAAAAGAAGCTGGATACGATGTTGAATTTCCATCTGTGGTTGGTGTCATGGCGCCAGCAGGAACAGATCTTAAAATCGTTGCCAAGCTTGAAGCGACTTTCACAAAAGTTGCTAAATCCGATGAGTTTAAAGCCTTCATGACCAAGCTAAATCAGCCAGTTAGGGTAATGTCGGGCAAGAAACTAGGTGAAACGATCAAGGCTAATCTTGAGACTTTTCGTCAAGTTGCTAAAGAGTTGAGTCAGAAGTAA
- a CDS encoding tripartite tricarboxylate transporter TctB family protein — protein MSLYISKLLAKSGLQSLICLMLAVFAGLGLCLLDSQVQVFSFGDSSFDARFFPRIVLVLIVVLALLSGMARAKKMDEPIGSFVGWARVFLVVGVISLALWFMPSVGFLLSSFVVASVTAFILGERDIRLYVGLPLLIAAIVTFGAQYGLTIPLP, from the coding sequence ATGAGTTTGTACATTTCAAAGCTATTGGCAAAAAGTGGCTTGCAGTCACTTATTTGTCTGATGTTAGCTGTTTTCGCCGGGCTGGGACTTTGCTTGCTTGATTCGCAAGTGCAAGTGTTTAGCTTTGGTGATTCTTCATTCGATGCGCGGTTTTTTCCGCGCATCGTACTTGTTCTCATTGTTGTTTTGGCTTTGCTGTCTGGCATGGCTAGGGCGAAAAAAATGGATGAGCCAATTGGTTCGTTCGTTGGATGGGCGCGGGTGTTTCTTGTTGTTGGGGTTATAAGCTTGGCACTATGGTTTATGCCGAGTGTTGGTTTTTTACTTAGCTCATTTGTGGTCGCTAGTGTGACGGCGTTTATCCTTGGTGAGCGAGATATTAGGCTATATGTTGGCCTCCCTCTTCTTATTGCTGCAATCGTAACCTTTGGGGCCCAATATGGCCTCACCATTCCTTTACCATAA
- a CDS encoding tripartite tricarboxylate transporter permease, producing MLLDALNALMDIWVLVAAVVGIVTGIIIGAIPGLGPTMAIALLIPVTFTMPPIPAITLLLGVYQGAIFGGSISAILLNVPGTPSSAATAIDGHAMAKRGEGGRALRIALYASVAGNIFSCLVLIVLAEPLASMALNFGPAEMAALMFFALLVIVLFGGGVRLDAALMVLLGVFAGIVGLDPIEGTPRFTFESFAMENGLQLIPVLVGLFAMSEVFLKLFERRSENQGEMDIPEILPSKVRFIDMWRMRATLLWSSLIGTFVGILPGIGSTVPAFMSYSLARARSKQPKKFGNGADEGIAAPEAANNAVTGGALIPTLALGIPGDAVTAVILGAFMLQGLAPGPFLFRDYGLEVYAIFEALILSSIPTIIFGLLLFKVAVHVIRIQPRHLFPTITILALLGAFSVNNSLVDVWVMLGAGFVGFLLRRGGFPLPPLLIGLILGTPLEQSVRQALLTSNGSLDIFWHSNIALSIFGLTAASILISVVISVLKNKRQKGSSDA from the coding sequence ATGTTACTTGATGCTTTGAATGCATTAATGGATATCTGGGTATTGGTTGCCGCTGTTGTTGGGATCGTAACGGGTATTATTATTGGCGCGATTCCAGGGCTTGGGCCGACTATGGCCATTGCTCTCTTGATTCCAGTTACTTTTACTATGCCGCCCATACCAGCGATTACCTTGTTACTTGGTGTGTATCAAGGTGCTATTTTCGGTGGTTCAATCTCTGCCATTTTATTAAATGTACCTGGTACGCCTTCTTCTGCTGCGACGGCCATTGACGGCCATGCCATGGCGAAAAGAGGAGAGGGCGGACGTGCTTTACGTATTGCGCTGTATGCCAGTGTAGCGGGCAATATATTCAGTTGTCTCGTTTTGATTGTACTGGCGGAACCACTTGCCTCCATGGCGTTGAACTTTGGCCCAGCTGAAATGGCTGCGCTGATGTTTTTTGCCCTTCTTGTTATTGTCTTGTTCGGTGGTGGGGTTCGTTTAGATGCGGCTTTGATGGTGTTATTAGGCGTGTTTGCTGGCATTGTAGGGTTAGACCCTATAGAAGGTACACCCCGTTTTACCTTTGAAAGTTTTGCGATGGAGAATGGTTTGCAGCTAATTCCTGTATTGGTTGGGCTGTTTGCTATGTCTGAAGTGTTTCTGAAGTTATTTGAACGTCGTAGTGAAAATCAAGGGGAGATGGATATACCGGAAATCTTGCCAAGCAAGGTGCGCTTTATTGATATGTGGCGCATGCGTGCGACGCTGCTTTGGTCATCTTTGATTGGTACTTTTGTAGGTATTTTGCCTGGTATTGGTTCAACTGTCCCTGCGTTTATGAGCTATAGCTTAGCGCGAGCTCGTTCAAAACAGCCGAAAAAATTTGGTAATGGAGCGGATGAAGGTATTGCGGCTCCAGAGGCGGCCAATAATGCGGTAACGGGTGGAGCGCTGATACCAACATTAGCTTTGGGTATTCCGGGCGATGCCGTGACGGCGGTTATTCTTGGTGCCTTTATGTTGCAAGGGTTAGCACCGGGGCCTTTTTTATTCCGTGATTATGGACTTGAAGTGTATGCCATCTTTGAAGCCCTGATCTTGTCATCGATTCCAACAATTATTTTTGGTTTGTTACTGTTTAAAGTGGCTGTTCATGTCATACGTATTCAGCCGCGTCATTTGTTTCCAACTATTACTATTTTGGCATTATTAGGTGCCTTCTCCGTAAACAATAGCCTGGTGGATGTTTGGGTCATGCTGGGAGCTGGTTTTGTTGGGTTCCTTTTGCGTCGAGGTGGTTTTCCATTACCTCCGCTGCTTATTGGGTTAATTCTTGGCACACCTCTCGAACAGAGTGTGCGTCAGGCATTGCTGACCAGCAATGGCAGTTTGGATATCTTTTGGCACTCAAACATTGCTTTATCAATATTTGGTTTAACAGCGGCCAGTATATTGATCAGTGTGGTGATTTCAGTGTTAAAAAATAAGCGTCAAAAAGGATCGTCTGATGCCTGA
- a CDS encoding amidohydrolase family protein: MPDSDFILCDSHMHVFSHDEVIQSSKYVAPAKDLSDFIVEATTKDMGRAVVIQASIDGTDNSRLLETLLHHDQLSLRGVAMIDEQSGDLETLARAGVRALRIQDRTRLGINDLDRLPELAAKGAEVDWHVEINTEPARYERLRSLLDRLPAGQSVVLDHFGHCDPLNLEQRTQLCRLLDTGRVWIKLAPTRVSQQVGRYQDLTSIVQTLAGQYTERCLWGSDWPHVMTAEPLPKTTDMLNFYKDVLTTEQFIACFSRNPATLYRF; encoded by the coding sequence ATGCCTGATTCTGATTTCATCCTATGTGATAGCCACATGCATGTTTTTAGCCATGATGAGGTAATCCAATCTTCTAAATATGTCGCGCCTGCTAAAGATCTGTCCGATTTCATTGTAGAAGCAACTACAAAAGACATGGGTCGAGCTGTGGTGATACAAGCATCTATTGATGGAACGGACAATTCTAGGTTGCTAGAGACGCTGTTGCATCACGATCAATTGTCGTTACGTGGAGTCGCTATGATTGATGAGCAAAGTGGCGATCTTGAAACACTTGCCCGTGCTGGAGTGCGGGCACTGAGGATTCAAGATAGGACGCGGCTTGGTATTAATGATCTAGATCGCTTGCCAGAGCTTGCAGCGAAAGGCGCTGAAGTGGATTGGCATGTGGAGATTAATACTGAACCGGCTCGCTACGAACGCCTGAGATCGCTTTTGGATAGGCTTCCTGCTGGCCAATCGGTCGTACTCGATCATTTTGGACATTGCGATCCACTTAACCTAGAGCAACGCACTCAGCTATGTCGTTTGCTTGACACGGGGCGAGTATGGATCAAGCTGGCGCCGACTCGGGTGAGCCAGCAAGTTGGTCGCTACCAAGATTTAACCTCCATCGTTCAGACTTTAGCGGGTCAGTATACGGAGCGTTGTCTGTGGGGCAGTGACTGGCCTCATGTGATGACGGCGGAACCTTTACCCAAAACGACTGATATGCTGAATTTTTATAAAGATGTGCTGACGACTGAACAGTTTATTGCCTGTTTCAGTCGCAACCCAGCCACGCTTTATCGATTTTAG
- a CDS encoding amidohydrolase family protein, with protein sequence MSHSSNSTHQDKVLEAWQQRMLVNSPNPNPNKEWLSQVEEAPLFPELAIVDAHHHLWDRSGFRYLLEEYVDDIGFSGRNVVASVFVQCRSMYRQDGPEKMRPVGEVEFVRGIAAQARSGYYGKTEVAAAIVGGADLLLGREVAPVLDAMQEAGGHLFKGVRTPVASHPDPVIRSNPVPVPEGLMLTKAFIAGAEQLVQRDLLLDLWVYQTQLTEVARLAQAQPELRIVINHAGGPLGLGSYQFDRDRHFADWRAALTELADCPNVFIKLGGFGMPIMGFEFHLKSRPPSSIELASCIAPYINTCIELFGHERCMFESNFPVDKGSYSYGVLWNAFCRVAEHWSVQARNQVFQATASCLYQIDRKE encoded by the coding sequence ATGTCTCATTCTTCTAATTCAACTCATCAAGACAAAGTGCTGGAAGCTTGGCAGCAACGCATGTTGGTTAATTCGCCAAACCCTAACCCTAATAAGGAATGGTTGTCACAAGTGGAAGAGGCGCCATTATTTCCTGAATTAGCGATTGTCGATGCGCATCATCATCTATGGGATCGCTCTGGCTTTCGGTATTTATTGGAAGAATACGTGGATGACATCGGCTTTAGTGGCCGCAATGTGGTGGCTTCTGTCTTTGTGCAATGTCGCTCTATGTATCGCCAAGATGGGCCAGAGAAGATGAGGCCAGTTGGAGAAGTGGAGTTTGTCCGTGGCATAGCTGCGCAAGCTCGTAGTGGTTATTACGGCAAAACAGAAGTGGCAGCGGCCATTGTCGGTGGTGCGGATTTGTTATTAGGGCGAGAAGTCGCGCCTGTACTCGATGCCATGCAAGAAGCCGGAGGGCATTTGTTTAAAGGCGTGCGAACGCCTGTTGCCTCCCACCCTGACCCCGTTATTCGTTCCAACCCTGTGCCAGTGCCTGAAGGGCTTATGCTCACAAAGGCGTTCATCGCTGGGGCAGAGCAGTTAGTACAGCGAGACTTGTTATTGGATTTGTGGGTATATCAAACCCAATTGACGGAAGTGGCGAGGCTGGCCCAAGCCCAACCTGAGTTACGCATTGTTATTAACCATGCGGGTGGTCCATTAGGTCTTGGATCTTATCAGTTTGATCGCGATCGGCATTTTGCTGATTGGCGAGCTGCGCTTACTGAATTGGCGGATTGCCCTAATGTGTTTATTAAATTGGGTGGGTTCGGTATGCCGATAATGGGGTTTGAATTCCATTTAAAATCGCGTCCGCCTTCTTCTATAGAGCTGGCTAGTTGTATCGCTCCTTATATCAACACTTGTATTGAGCTGTTTGGTCATGAGCGTTGTATGTTCGAGAGTAATTTTCCTGTCGATAAGGGGAGTTATTCCTATGGCGTGTTGTGGAACGCCTTTTGTCGAGTCGCTGAGCACTGGAGTGTTCAAGCACGCAACCAAGTGTTTCAGGCAACCGCAAGTTGTCTGTATCAAATTGATAGGAAAGAGTGA
- a CDS encoding tripartite tricarboxylate transporter substrate binding protein, translating to MKKMKPTSVISALVLATSLSASLSFASEYPDKTIDVVVGYSAGGGTDVMARTIATHLEDYLGKDAAVVVKNHPGAGGQIGFTKVATADADGYTLGTMNLPAALALTYDRKADYNAESFTWLANFVSDPNTLVVSKKSGITSVEQLIQVAQDKHGAMTVGLAALGGNDHFSAIQFAKAANIKLTHIPFKGAAMARTSILGGHVNMGTMAFSQTVGFDDELRVLAVLSDKRLPQAPNIPTGKEVGYNVVMGSYRGLVAPAGLPDATLKKLRASLDKLSTDPEFLADMKKRGTPVQYTSGVAYEALAEEQNAIAKKIWQETPWK from the coding sequence ATGAAAAAAATGAAACCGACTTCCGTGATTTCTGCTTTGGTGTTGGCGACGTCACTGTCTGCATCATTAAGCTTTGCAAGCGAATACCCAGATAAAACGATCGATGTGGTGGTGGGCTATTCTGCTGGTGGCGGAACCGATGTCATGGCTAGAACGATTGCAACGCATTTGGAAGACTATCTTGGAAAAGACGCCGCGGTGGTGGTGAAAAATCACCCAGGTGCTGGCGGACAAATTGGTTTTACAAAAGTGGCGACTGCCGATGCAGATGGTTATACCCTGGGGACGATGAACCTGCCAGCGGCATTAGCTCTAACCTATGACCGTAAGGCAGACTACAATGCAGAAAGCTTTACGTGGTTGGCGAATTTTGTCTCTGATCCTAATACCTTGGTGGTGAGCAAAAAGTCAGGTATCACTTCTGTTGAGCAATTAATTCAGGTTGCTCAGGATAAGCATGGGGCGATGACAGTGGGGTTGGCGGCACTGGGTGGTAATGATCACTTTTCAGCCATTCAGTTTGCGAAAGCGGCCAATATTAAGTTAACGCATATTCCGTTCAAAGGTGCTGCTATGGCGCGTACTTCCATTTTGGGTGGGCACGTCAATATGGGCACTATGGCTTTTAGTCAAACGGTCGGTTTCGATGATGAGTTACGCGTGTTAGCTGTTCTGTCTGATAAACGCTTGCCTCAAGCGCCAAATATCCCAACGGGCAAAGAGGTAGGCTACAATGTTGTTATGGGCTCTTATCGTGGCTTGGTTGCTCCTGCCGGTCTACCAGATGCGACTCTTAAAAAATTAAGAGCATCGTTAGATAAGCTGTCAACAGACCCTGAATTTCTAGCAGATATGAAAAAGCGTGGCACGCCAGTTCAATATACTAGCGGTGTTGCCTATGAAGCGTTGGCGGAAGAGCAGAACGCAATCGCTAAAAAAATCTGGCAAGAAACGCCTTGGAAGTAA
- a CDS encoding LysR family transcriptional regulator, giving the protein MNTRHLKTLLAIQKYGTFSQAAERVNLTAAAVGQQVVSLEQELRTELFDRSTRPPTFTPQGLEVVEMASKIIRLEEDTKSSLRGDLISGTLMIGSVRSSAVNVVPGAMVKMRSKYPDLKTNLRIGLSSQLVSDVASGHLDAAIIAEHISIPQHLNWQPFLDEPLWVVLPEDMKVLPLKDMLNESPFIRFKSAVPLANVIDTELSALGVITNDVAEVDTINALITCVRSGLGISVVPHMFLQEPEMASLKKIEFGSPQISRKIGIVERITNPRKVIIEELHNHLAEQCGLHGIPRANAAS; this is encoded by the coding sequence ATGAACACTAGGCATTTAAAAACTTTGCTCGCTATCCAAAAGTACGGCACTTTTTCTCAAGCTGCAGAAAGAGTAAATCTGACAGCCGCGGCAGTTGGTCAGCAAGTAGTTTCATTAGAACAAGAACTTAGAACCGAGTTATTTGATCGAAGCACTCGACCACCTACTTTCACACCACAAGGTTTAGAAGTGGTTGAAATGGCAAGCAAGATCATTCGATTGGAAGAAGATACGAAGTCGTCACTTCGAGGGGATCTAATCTCTGGCACCTTAATGATTGGTTCAGTGCGTTCAAGCGCGGTGAATGTGGTACCGGGAGCCATGGTCAAAATGCGTTCAAAATACCCTGATTTAAAAACAAACCTGCGTATCGGTCTTTCTTCACAACTGGTTTCAGATGTGGCTTCAGGTCATTTGGATGCCGCCATCATTGCGGAACATATTAGTATTCCTCAGCATTTGAATTGGCAGCCATTTTTAGACGAACCACTTTGGGTGGTTTTGCCAGAGGATATGAAAGTGCTACCACTGAAAGACATGCTCAACGAATCCCCCTTTATTCGCTTCAAAAGTGCGGTGCCCTTGGCCAATGTGATTGATACAGAGCTTTCCGCTTTGGGAGTCATTACCAATGACGTCGCTGAAGTAGACACTATTAATGCACTCATTACTTGCGTGCGTAGTGGCTTGGGCATAAGTGTCGTGCCGCATATGTTTCTTCAAGAACCGGAAATGGCCAGCCTGAAGAAAATTGAATTTGGTTCCCCACAGATTTCACGAAAAATAGGCATTGTGGAACGCATCACCAACCCTCGAAAAGTCATTATCGAAGAGTTACATAATCATTTGGCCGAACAGTGCGGCTTACATGGCATCCCACGAGCCAATGCAGCATCTTAA
- a CDS encoding hydroxyacid dehydrogenase — MTTKNILVTGPSLAPSATKFLEEKGYTPIHTPPYADSDVIASLLRETQAVGIISRMGRLDADTLDAGLPHLKVIAKHGVGVDNIDIEAAAQRNIPVVVATGANAVSVAEHSIALMLSTVKRVLPLDNSLRAGRWEKPGFSGVELANKNMGLFGMGAIAQATAKMAKGFGLNLFGYDPYANDAVFAEYGVTRCDTIEALLEKSNVLSLHCPLTEQTREIINAENIARMPKGSYIVNTARGGLIDEAALVAAIQSGHLAGAGLDTFAVEPPTADHPFLKEDAIVVTPHIGGVTTEGSTRVSEDAVAGVVAIAEGDRLPAHRIINRKLLADSAQFVQQGE, encoded by the coding sequence ATGACAACAAAAAATATCCTTGTTACAGGCCCTAGCTTGGCGCCTAGTGCAACCAAATTTTTAGAAGAAAAGGGTTATACCCCTATTCATACTCCTCCTTACGCAGACAGCGATGTGATTGCCAGTTTGCTCCGTGAAACGCAAGCAGTCGGTATTATTTCCCGTATGGGTCGCTTGGATGCCGATACCCTTGATGCGGGTCTTCCTCATTTAAAAGTTATTGCTAAGCACGGTGTTGGTGTGGATAACATCGATATCGAAGCCGCGGCGCAACGTAACATTCCGGTTGTGGTTGCGACGGGGGCAAATGCGGTATCTGTGGCAGAGCACTCTATTGCGTTGATGCTTTCTACAGTGAAGCGAGTGTTGCCTCTAGATAATAGTCTTCGAGCAGGACGTTGGGAAAAACCTGGGTTCTCTGGTGTTGAACTGGCGAATAAAAATATGGGTCTTTTTGGTATGGGGGCAATCGCTCAAGCTACCGCGAAGATGGCGAAAGGCTTCGGACTGAATTTATTTGGTTATGACCCTTATGCTAATGATGCTGTGTTTGCTGAATATGGCGTGACTCGCTGTGACACCATTGAAGCCTTGCTAGAGAAAAGCAATGTGCTAAGTCTACATTGCCCACTAACTGAGCAAACTCGCGAGATTATTAATGCCGAGAATATTGCTCGTATGCCAAAGGGCAGTTACATCGTCAATACGGCTCGTGGTGGTTTGATCGATGAGGCCGCTTTAGTTGCCGCAATTCAATCCGGTCATCTTGCTGGTGCAGGGCTTGATACTTTCGCAGTAGAGCCACCAACAGCGGATCACCCATTCCTAAAAGAAGACGCCATTGTTGTGACCCCTCATATTGGTGGTGTCACAACGGAAGGCAGTACTCGAGTCAGTGAAGATGCCGTCGCTGGTGTCGTGGCGATTGCCGAAGGTGACCGCCTACCAGCACATCGCATTATTAACCGCAAATTGTTAGCAGATTCAGCACAGTTTGTGCAGCAAGGAGAATAA